A genomic window from Gemmatimonadota bacterium includes:
- a CDS encoding helix-turn-helix transcriptional regulator has protein sequence MALIAALLPDQLDRDSLSRAAPPHQVLWASSWRNLHRMVRKRPVAAAVADLHAETRKDGVLRVYRFARRFPLTPVIVWGEMDGRELYRLGKAGAWDVVASRDADDAQLVGEVLEALLQDNLARLLLERLEPRLPEESREIVRHAASHIPDRIQVPGLAAFYGMSVSTLERRFERWGLPTPGRLLLWFRVLYGLRWLLEPGRSVESVADQLGYSSGAAFRRAIKATIGGRPSPLRNARGFDQAVSRFLAECAGQTAAAPPGGH, from the coding sequence ATGGCCCTCATCGCCGCCCTCCTTCCGGATCAGCTCGATCGGGATTCGCTTTCCCGCGCGGCACCGCCGCACCAGGTGCTGTGGGCCAGCTCCTGGCGTAACCTCCACCGCATGGTGCGGAAGCGCCCGGTAGCCGCCGCCGTTGCGGACTTGCACGCCGAGACGCGCAAGGACGGTGTGCTGCGCGTCTATCGCTTCGCGCGGCGCTTCCCGCTCACCCCCGTCATCGTCTGGGGCGAGATGGACGGCCGCGAGCTCTACCGGCTGGGCAAGGCGGGCGCATGGGACGTCGTGGCCTCGCGCGACGCCGATGACGCCCAGCTCGTGGGCGAGGTTCTGGAGGCGCTGCTGCAGGACAACCTGGCGCGGCTGCTGCTGGAGCGGCTCGAGCCGAGGCTGCCCGAGGAATCCCGCGAGATCGTGCGCCACGCCGCCAGCCACATCCCGGACCGCATCCAGGTCCCCGGACTCGCCGCCTTCTACGGCATGTCGGTCTCCACGCTGGAACGCCGCTTCGAGCGCTGGGGTCTGCCCACGCCCGGCCGGCTCCTGCTCTGGTTCCGCGTGCTCTATGGATTGCGCTGGCTGCTCGAGCCAGGCCGCAGCGTAGAATCCGTCGCCGACCAGCTCGGCTACTCCTCCGGCGCCGCCTTCCGCCGCGCCATCAAGGCGACCATCGGCGGCCGGCCCTCGCCGCTTCGCAATGCCAGGGGGTTTGATCAGGCCGTCTCTCGCTTCCTGGCCGAGTGCGCGGGCCAGACCGCCGCGGCCCCGCCCGGGGGTCATTGA